The following coding sequences are from one Arachis hypogaea cultivar Tifrunner chromosome 7, arahy.Tifrunner.gnm2.J5K5, whole genome shotgun sequence window:
- the LOC112703578 gene encoding BES1/BZR1 homolog protein 4 isoform X1, producing the protein MTSGTRLPTWKERENNKRRERRRRAIAAKIFAGLRMYGNFKLPKHCDNNEVLKALCNEAGWTVEPDGTTYRKGCKPLERMDIIGGSSTAASPCSSYHPSPCASYNPSPGSSSFPSPSRSPYASNNPNGDGNSLIPWLKNLSTASSSASSPKLPHLYLQSGSISAPVTPPLSSPTARTPRMNADWGDQSGRPGPGWTGGQHYSFLPSSSPPSPGRQVVDPEWFAGIKLPHVSPTSPTFTLMSSNPFAFKEEGLARSGSRMWTPGQSGTCSPAFPAGSDHTADIPMSEAVSDEFAFGADASGLVKPWEGERIHEEFGADDLELTLGTSKTR; encoded by the exons ATGACTTCAGGAACTCGGCTTCCGAcatggaaggagagagagaacaacaagaggagagagaggaggagaagagCAATAGCGGCAAAGATCTTCGCCGGTCTAAGAATGTACGGAAACTTCAAGCTCCCAAAGCACTGTGACAACAACGAAGTCCTCAAAGCTCTTTGCAATGAAGCTGGTTGGACCGTTGAACCAGATGGCACCACTTACCGCAAg GGATGCAAGCCTTTGGAGCGCATGGATATAATAGGCGGTTCCTCAACAGCAGCAAGCCCTTGTTCATCTTACCACCCAAGTCCCTGTGCTTCCTACAACCCAAGCCCTGGTTCATCATCCTTCCCAAGCCCATCAAGATCTCCCTATGCATCAAACAATCCAAACGGCGACGGCAATTCCCTCATTCCATGGCTCAAGAACCTTTCCACTGCCTCATCCTCTGCTTCATCTCCTAAGCTCCCTCACCTCTACCTTCAGAGTGGCTCCATAAGCGCGCCTGTTACGCCTCCCTTGAGCTCTCCAACTGCTAGGACACCGAGGATGAATGCCGATTGGGGTGATCAGTCTGGACGGCCAGGACCAGGATGGACTGGAGGACAACACTACTCATTCTTGCCATCCTCTAGTCCTCCTAGCCCTGGCCGCCAGGTGGTCGACCCTGAATGGTTTGCAGGTATCAAGCTCCCCCATGTTAGCCCAACTTCGCCCACATTCACCCTTATGTCCTCAAATCCTTTTGCCTTCAAGGAAGAGGGTTTGGCTCGAAGCGGCTCGCGCATGTGGACTCCTGGACAGAGTGGGACGTGCTCTCCCGCCTTCCCGGCAGGTTCTGATCACACTGCTGACATTCCAATGTCCGAGGCTGTCTCGGATGAATTCGCATTTGGAGCCGACGCGTCCGGCCTTGTCAAGCCATGGGAAGGAGAAAGAATCCATGAAGAATTTGGAGCAGATGATCTTGAACTCACACTTGGTACCTCAAAGACAAG GTGA
- the LOC112703578 gene encoding BES1/BZR1 homolog protein 4 isoform X2 produces MTSGTRLPTWKERENNKRRERRRRAIAAKIFAGLRMYGNFKLPKHCDNNEVLKALCNEAGWTVEPDGTTYRKGCKPLERMDIIGGSSTAASPCSSYHPSPCASYNPSPGSSSFPSPSRSPYASNNPNGDGNSLIPWLKNLSTASSSASSPKLPHLYLQSGSISAPVTPPLSSPTARTPRMNADWGDQSGRPGPGWTGGQHYSFLPSSSPPSPGRQVVDPEWFAGIKLPHVSPTSPTFTLMSSNPFAFKEEGLARSGSRMWTPGQSGTCSPAFPAGSDHTADIPMSEAVSDEFAFGADASGLVKPWEGERIHEEFGADDLELTLGTSKTS; encoded by the exons ATGACTTCAGGAACTCGGCTTCCGAcatggaaggagagagagaacaacaagaggagagagaggaggagaagagCAATAGCGGCAAAGATCTTCGCCGGTCTAAGAATGTACGGAAACTTCAAGCTCCCAAAGCACTGTGACAACAACGAAGTCCTCAAAGCTCTTTGCAATGAAGCTGGTTGGACCGTTGAACCAGATGGCACCACTTACCGCAAg GGATGCAAGCCTTTGGAGCGCATGGATATAATAGGCGGTTCCTCAACAGCAGCAAGCCCTTGTTCATCTTACCACCCAAGTCCCTGTGCTTCCTACAACCCAAGCCCTGGTTCATCATCCTTCCCAAGCCCATCAAGATCTCCCTATGCATCAAACAATCCAAACGGCGACGGCAATTCCCTCATTCCATGGCTCAAGAACCTTTCCACTGCCTCATCCTCTGCTTCATCTCCTAAGCTCCCTCACCTCTACCTTCAGAGTGGCTCCATAAGCGCGCCTGTTACGCCTCCCTTGAGCTCTCCAACTGCTAGGACACCGAGGATGAATGCCGATTGGGGTGATCAGTCTGGACGGCCAGGACCAGGATGGACTGGAGGACAACACTACTCATTCTTGCCATCCTCTAGTCCTCCTAGCCCTGGCCGCCAGGTGGTCGACCCTGAATGGTTTGCAGGTATCAAGCTCCCCCATGTTAGCCCAACTTCGCCCACATTCACCCTTATGTCCTCAAATCCTTTTGCCTTCAAGGAAGAGGGTTTGGCTCGAAGCGGCTCGCGCATGTGGACTCCTGGACAGAGTGGGACGTGCTCTCCCGCCTTCCCGGCAGGTTCTGATCACACTGCTGACATTCCAATGTCCGAGGCTGTCTCGGATGAATTCGCATTTGGAGCCGACGCGTCCGGCCTTGTCAAGCCATGGGAAGGAGAAAGAATCCATGAAGAATTTGGAGCAGATGATCTTGAACTCACACTTGGTACCTCAAAGACAAG